The following proteins are encoded in a genomic region of Drosophila miranda strain MSH22 chromosome 4, D.miranda_PacBio2.1, whole genome shotgun sequence:
- the LOC108163230 gene encoding uncharacterized protein LOC108163230 isoform X2: protein MEISFIFIVSALLMGTSSYNPYDNMICLDCGDLCPVRRRGTSCRTAPKNIAAWKSRERGLARINTTHLVCVPDDLRLVEVDPAFCCIWAPEFGCRLVRSILDDHIQCRRCYNPKRKRRGYTLCPCTGYQGRACNGLLAFVIIIPQIARFVS from the exons ATGGAGATTTCCTTTATTTTCATCGTATCTGCTTTACTGATGGGCACATCGTCCTACAATCCGTACGATAATATGATATGTCTGGACTGCGGGGACCTGTGTCCGGTTCGCAGACGGGGAACCAGTTGCCGCACTGCTCCGAAAAACATTGCCGCATGGAAAAGCAGGGAAAGAGGTCTAGCACGCATAAATACCACGCATCTGGTGTGCGTGCCAGACGATCTCAGGCTCGTGG AAGTGGATCCCGCCTTCTGTTGCATTTGGGCCCCGGAATTCGGCTGCCGTCTGGTGCGATCCATCTTGGACGATCACATCCAGTGTAGAAGGTGCTACAATCCGAAAAGGAAACGACGGGGATATACCCTATGTCCCTGTACAGGATATCAAGGAAGAGCATGCAATGGACTATTGGCTTTTGTCATTATCATTCCACAGATAGCTCGATTTGTAAGCTAA